One region of Rattus norvegicus strain BN/NHsdMcwi chromosome 13, GRCr8, whole genome shotgun sequence genomic DNA includes:
- the Fcrlb gene encoding Fc receptor-like B isoform X2, with the protein MWTLTVLLLLVPGSGKAATLEKPVLSLHPPWTTIFKGERVTLRCDGYHPLLLELRPISTLWYLGHVLLPSHKKSIEVQAPGVYRCQTRGAPVSDPIHLSVSNDWLILQVPYAAVFEGEPLVMRCRGWYDKVVYKLHYYHDGQAVRYFHSSTNYTVLQARASDSGHYQCSGTMRIPVESAPMFSSKVAVTVQELFQTPVLRTLSPQEARGRVVLRCETRLHPQKRDTPLQFAFYKYSRPVRRFDWGAEYTVPEPEVEELESYWCEAATTTRSVRKRSPWLQLPGRGSVLDLASTTAPAPQAAALAPGDKPLSFRKTPVSRSVPSVTSVPNSTFTGLQFPAGHVPTAGPHACVPLPTSTDLSREALQPKVDLLLREMQLLKGLLSRVVLGLKDPQALRELTETPETPNSLTVNPITPETTVVESQEDS; encoded by the exons ATGTGGACACTTACCGTCCTCCTGCTTCTGG TTCCAGGCAGTGGGAAAGCTG CTACTCTGGAGAAGCCCGTACTGTCTCTACACCCACCTTGGACCACCATCTTCAAGGGGGAGCGAGTAACCCTGAGATGTGATGGGTACCACCCTCTGCTGTTGGAACTCCGGCCCATTAGCACTCTCTGGTACTTGGGCCATGTCCTTCTGCCTTCCCACAAGAAGAGCATTGAGGTGCAAGCACCAGGGGTGTACCGATGTCAGACACGAGGAGCACCAGTCAGTGATCCCATCCACCTCTCTGTGTCTAATG ACTGGCTAATTCTGCAAGTGCCGTATGCTGCCGTGTTCGAGGGAGAACCCCTGGTGATGCGATGCCGTGGCTGGTACGACAAAGTCGTCTACAAGCTTCACTACTACCACGATGGCCAGGCTGTGAGATATTTCCATTCCAGCACCAACTACACGGTGTTGCAGGCGCGAGCCAGTGACAGCGGTCACTACCAGTGCTCAGGCACCATGCGCATCCCAGTGGAAAGTGCGCCCATGTTCTCCTCCAAGGTGGCCGTGACCGTGCAAG AGCTGTTCCAGACGCCGGTGCTGAGAACTCTGAGCCCGCAGGAGGCGCGGGGCCGCGTGGTGCTGCGCTGCGAGACGCGCCTGCACCCGCAGAAGCGGGACACGCCGCTGCAGTTCGCCTTCTACAAGTACAGCCGGCCTGTGCGCCGCTTCGACTGGGGCGCCGAGTACACAGTCCCCGAGCCCGAGGTCGAGGAGCTCGAATCCTATTGGTGTGAGGCTGCCACCACCACCCGGAGTGTCCGGAAACGCAGCCCCTGGCTGCAGCTCCCGGGAAGGG GATCTGTCCTGGATCTGGCGTCCACCACCGCACCAGCCCCACAGGCTGCAGCCTTGGCGCCCGGGGACAAACCACTTTCCTTCCGGAAGACCCCAGTGTCGAGATCTGTCCCATCAGTCACTTCCGTCCCAAACAGCACGTTTACAGGGCTGCAGTTCCCCGCGGGCCACGTCCCCACCGCCGGGCCACATGCCTGCGTGCCTCTGCCCACGTCCACGGATCTGTCGCGCGAAGCTCTACAGCCCAAAGTGGACCTTCTGCTTCGCGAGATGCAGCTGCTCAAAGGCCTTCTCAGCCGCGtggtcctgggattaaaggaccCACAGGCCCTCCGCGAGCTTACAGAGACCCCTGAGACACCCAATTCTCTTACTGTGAACCCCATAACCCCAGAGACCACAGTCGTGGAGAGCCAAGAGGACAGCTAG
- the Fcrla gene encoding Fc receptor-like A precursor yields the protein MKLSCMLIEWALYVCPAVLLATQMSLAASLETLKCEGPVSTEHSSCLAATEEDEGDDDMARSGEADFRFKGYTFSKPFHLIVSYDWLILQGPATSIFEGDTLVLHCRAWQDWPLTQVIFYREGSALGPPGSKSEFSIAVARKSDSGHYHCSGIFRSPGPGSQETASPVAITVQELFAAPVLKALPSSGPQEGGSVTLSCETKLSLQRSASRLLFSFYKDGRSLSSRGISSEFRIPEASEEHSGSYWCEAATEDRQISKQSPELEIRVQALQKPATPETPPPAKAPGPLPLLPTPSDEQPVFSFSDPYLTYRINRLLRQMQDVRILLGHLVMELRNLSAHRKPATTKS from the exons ATGAAGCTGAGCTGTATGCTCATAGAATGGGCTCTTTATGTCTGTCCCGCTGTGCTCCtggcaacccagatgtccctgg CTGCCAGTTTGGAGACTCTGAAGTGTGAAGGACCGGTCAGCACTGAGCACAGCAGCTGCCTTGCTGCTACTGAGGAGGATGAGGGTGATGACGACATGGCCCGCTCCGGTGAAGCTGACTTCCGGTTCAAGGGCTACACATTCAGTAAACCCTTCCACCTCATCGTTTCCTACG ACTGGCTGATCCTCCAAGGTCCAGCTACATCGATATTTGAAGGAGACACACTGGTTCTGCACTGCCGTGCCTGGCAAGACTGGCCACTGACTCAGGTCATTTTCTACCGAGAGGGCTCAGCCCTGGGTCCTCCTGGATCTAAAAGTGAATTCTCTATCGCCGTGGCACGAAAGTCAGACAGCGGGCACTACCACTGCAGCGGCATCTTCAGAAGCCCTGGTCCTGGGAGCCAAGAGACTGCATCCCCTGTGGCCATCACTGTCCAAG agttGTTCGCAGCCCCAGTTCTCAAAGCCTTACCTTCTAGTGGACCCCAAGAGGGAGGCTCAGTGACCCTGAGCTGTGAGACAAAGCTGTCCCTGCAGAGGTCAGCTTCccgcctcctcttctccttctacAAGGATGGAAGGTCACTGAGTAGCAGAGGAATCTCTTCAGAATTCCGGATCCCCGAAGCCTCAGAAGAACACTCTGGCTCCTACTGGTGTGAGGCAGCAACTGAGGATAGGCAAATTTCGAAGCAGAGCCCAGAGCTGGAGATCCGGGTACAGG CTCTTCAGAAACCAGCTACTCCAGAAACCCCTCCTCCTGCAAAAGCTCCTGGTCCTCTGCCTTTATTACCCACTCCTTCTGATGAGCAGCCAGTATTCTCCTTCTCAGACCCCTACCTTACTTACCGGATAAACCGCCTTCTCAGACAAATGCAAGATGTAAGAATTCTCCTTGGTCATCTGGTCATGGAACTGAGGAACTTGTCTGCCCACCGGAAGCCTGCCACTACAAAG agttga
- the Fcrla gene encoding Fc receptor-like A isoform X1, translating into MKLSCMLIEWALYVCPAVLLATQMSLAASLETLKCEGPVSTEHSSCLAATEEDEGDDDMARSGEADFRFKGYTFSKPFHLIVSYDWLILQGPATSIFEGDTLVLHCRAWQDWPLTQVIFYREGSALGPPGSKSEFSIAVARKSDSGHYHCSGIFRSPGPGSQETASPVAITVQELFAAPVLKALPSSGPQEGGSVTLSCETKLSLQRSASRLLFSFYKDGRSLSSRGISSEFRIPEASEEHSGSYWCEAATEDRQISKQSPELEIRVQALQKPATPETPPPAKAPGPLPLLPTPSDEQPVFSFSDPYLTYRINRLLRQMQDVRILLGHLVMELRNLSAHRKPATTKVADK; encoded by the exons ATGAAGCTGAGCTGTATGCTCATAGAATGGGCTCTTTATGTCTGTCCCGCTGTGCTCCtggcaacccagatgtccctgg CTGCCAGTTTGGAGACTCTGAAGTGTGAAGGACCGGTCAGCACTGAGCACAGCAGCTGCCTTGCTGCTACTGAGGAGGATGAGGGTGATGACGACATGGCCCGCTCCGGTGAAGCTGACTTCCGGTTCAAGGGCTACACATTCAGTAAACCCTTCCACCTCATCGTTTCCTACG ACTGGCTGATCCTCCAAGGTCCAGCTACATCGATATTTGAAGGAGACACACTGGTTCTGCACTGCCGTGCCTGGCAAGACTGGCCACTGACTCAGGTCATTTTCTACCGAGAGGGCTCAGCCCTGGGTCCTCCTGGATCTAAAAGTGAATTCTCTATCGCCGTGGCACGAAAGTCAGACAGCGGGCACTACCACTGCAGCGGCATCTTCAGAAGCCCTGGTCCTGGGAGCCAAGAGACTGCATCCCCTGTGGCCATCACTGTCCAAG agttGTTCGCAGCCCCAGTTCTCAAAGCCTTACCTTCTAGTGGACCCCAAGAGGGAGGCTCAGTGACCCTGAGCTGTGAGACAAAGCTGTCCCTGCAGAGGTCAGCTTCccgcctcctcttctccttctacAAGGATGGAAGGTCACTGAGTAGCAGAGGAATCTCTTCAGAATTCCGGATCCCCGAAGCCTCAGAAGAACACTCTGGCTCCTACTGGTGTGAGGCAGCAACTGAGGATAGGCAAATTTCGAAGCAGAGCCCAGAGCTGGAGATCCGGGTACAGG CTCTTCAGAAACCAGCTACTCCAGAAACCCCTCCTCCTGCAAAAGCTCCTGGTCCTCTGCCTTTATTACCCACTCCTTCTGATGAGCAGCCAGTATTCTCCTTCTCAGACCCCTACCTTACTTACCGGATAAACCGCCTTCTCAGACAAATGCAAGATGTAAGAATTCTCCTTGGTCATCTGGTCATGGAACTGAGGAACTTGTCTGCCCACCGGAAGCCTGCCACTACAAAGGTTGCTGACAAATAA
- the Fcrlb gene encoding Fc receptor-like B isoform X1, whose product MINRLLVWSPVSVVSLIARVCSSVGWDPDIGVFQQSQSWAFTFGRACHLTLLPHTVPSPTSPATLEKPVLSLHPPWTTIFKGERVTLRCDGYHPLLLELRPISTLWYLGHVLLPSHKKSIEVQAPGVYRCQTRGAPVSDPIHLSVSNDWLILQVPYAAVFEGEPLVMRCRGWYDKVVYKLHYYHDGQAVRYFHSSTNYTVLQARASDSGHYQCSGTMRIPVESAPMFSSKVAVTVQELFQTPVLRTLSPQEARGRVVLRCETRLHPQKRDTPLQFAFYKYSRPVRRFDWGAEYTVPEPEVEELESYWCEAATTTRSVRKRSPWLQLPGRGSVLDLASTTAPAPQAAALAPGDKPLSFRKTPVSRSVPSVTSVPNSTFTGLQFPAGHVPTAGPHACVPLPTSTDLSREALQPKVDLLLREMQLLKGLLSRVVLGLKDPQALRELTETPETPNSLTVNPITPETTVVESQEDS is encoded by the exons ATGATTAATAGACTCCTTGTTTGGAGCCCCGTGTCTGTGGTCTCCCTCATTGCCAGGGTCTGTTCCTCTGTGGGCTGGGACCCAGACATTGGTGTTTTCCAACAATCGCAATCCTGGGCCTTTACTTTTGGGCGGGCATGTCATCTTACTTTACTTCCTCACACggtcccctcccccacatccccAGCTACTCTGGAGAAGCCCGTACTGTCTCTACACCCACCTTGGACCACCATCTTCAAGGGGGAGCGAGTAACCCTGAGATGTGATGGGTACCACCCTCTGCTGTTGGAACTCCGGCCCATTAGCACTCTCTGGTACTTGGGCCATGTCCTTCTGCCTTCCCACAAGAAGAGCATTGAGGTGCAAGCACCAGGGGTGTACCGATGTCAGACACGAGGAGCACCAGTCAGTGATCCCATCCACCTCTCTGTGTCTAATG ACTGGCTAATTCTGCAAGTGCCGTATGCTGCCGTGTTCGAGGGAGAACCCCTGGTGATGCGATGCCGTGGCTGGTACGACAAAGTCGTCTACAAGCTTCACTACTACCACGATGGCCAGGCTGTGAGATATTTCCATTCCAGCACCAACTACACGGTGTTGCAGGCGCGAGCCAGTGACAGCGGTCACTACCAGTGCTCAGGCACCATGCGCATCCCAGTGGAAAGTGCGCCCATGTTCTCCTCCAAGGTGGCCGTGACCGTGCAAG AGCTGTTCCAGACGCCGGTGCTGAGAACTCTGAGCCCGCAGGAGGCGCGGGGCCGCGTGGTGCTGCGCTGCGAGACGCGCCTGCACCCGCAGAAGCGGGACACGCCGCTGCAGTTCGCCTTCTACAAGTACAGCCGGCCTGTGCGCCGCTTCGACTGGGGCGCCGAGTACACAGTCCCCGAGCCCGAGGTCGAGGAGCTCGAATCCTATTGGTGTGAGGCTGCCACCACCACCCGGAGTGTCCGGAAACGCAGCCCCTGGCTGCAGCTCCCGGGAAGGG GATCTGTCCTGGATCTGGCGTCCACCACCGCACCAGCCCCACAGGCTGCAGCCTTGGCGCCCGGGGACAAACCACTTTCCTTCCGGAAGACCCCAGTGTCGAGATCTGTCCCATCAGTCACTTCCGTCCCAAACAGCACGTTTACAGGGCTGCAGTTCCCCGCGGGCCACGTCCCCACCGCCGGGCCACATGCCTGCGTGCCTCTGCCCACGTCCACGGATCTGTCGCGCGAAGCTCTACAGCCCAAAGTGGACCTTCTGCTTCGCGAGATGCAGCTGCTCAAAGGCCTTCTCAGCCGCGtggtcctgggattaaaggaccCACAGGCCCTCCGCGAGCTTACAGAGACCCCTGAGACACCCAATTCTCTTACTGTGAACCCCATAACCCCAGAGACCACAGTCGTGGAGAGCCAAGAGGACAGCTAG